The Eggerthella guodeyinii sequence CTTCGACCAGGTGAATTCGGTCGCCGTGGGGGCGGCGTCGCCGCTGGCTGGCGGCGCGCCTTCTCCTTGTGGCGCGCACGCGACCAGGCAAAGCGTCAGTCCGCAGACGACGAGCGTCAGCACGGCGGTTCGGCGGATCGGTGGGGTGAATGCGGTCATGGAAACTCCTTCGGATATGCCAGGAGGCCGACGAGAGGGAGGGAGGTTCGCCGGCCTCCTGGCGGGCGGGGTGTCTACTTGGCATCCCATGCGTCGAGCGCGGCGCAGCCTTGGCCGGCAACGCGTCCGGAAGCGACGGCTTCGCTGATGTTTCCGCCGCCGTTGTACATGTAGCCGTAGATGGTGCCGAACTCGCCAGCTGAATACAGGCGAGGGATGGGGTCGCCCTTGAGGTCGAGCACTTCGCACGCGCCGTTGCGCTTCGCACCGCCCTGCGTGTTCAGCATGCCCAGGCCGATTTCGATGGCGTAGAACGGCGGCTCGAGCGGAACGAGGTCGAACGGCTTGATGATGACGGTGTCGTCGCTGGACGTTTCGCCCTCGCCGTAGGCCGTCGAGGCATCCGAGGCGTTGAAGAAGTAGTCGTCGTGCACCGCCTCGCCGCGTCCGAAGTCCGGGTCTTTGCCTTCGGCGCAGTGCTGGTTGTACGTTTCGATGGTGTTCTTGAGCACCTCCACCGGCTGGTCGATCTTCTTCGCCAGATCTTCGATGGTGTCGGCCTTCACCATGATGCCGGCGTCGATGAGCTCCTGGTTCGTGGTCTTGCCGGTTTCCATGATCACCGACCAGGCCATGTACGTGATGGCGCCCAGGATGTCCTTCGATCCGGCCCCTGCGCCCAGAATCAGATGAGACTTGTCGGGAACCACCATGAGCGGCCACACGCCGCGCTCCTTGATCTTGCCGTGGCGCGCCAGGCCGCGCGTTTCCTCGTACATGAAACGCTTGCCCTCGCCGTCGACGTAGATGTAGTCGTAGCCCATGGGGTAGGGGATATTGCAGATGGTCGAATCGGGCGACACCGCGCGTACGCAGGTGCTGGCCGCCGCGTAGCTGTTCATGTGCCAGAGGTCGGCGCCGATCTGTTGCGCCATCTTCACGCCGTCGCCCACGTTGTAGGGGCTGCCGCATACAAGCGAGTTGGCGCAGCCCAGCGACACCCCGTAGTTCGACATCATTTCGGGGTTCGCGGCGAAACCGCCGCACGCAAGCACGACGCCCTTCTTGGCCTTCACGTACTTGTCGCCGGCAACGAGGCCGTACACTTCCTTCGTCTCGTAGTGGTAGATGAGTTCGGTGGCTCGCATCTCGTACATGACCTCGATGCCCAGCTCTTCGGCGGTGTCGCGCAGGGGGATCCACAGCGAGGACATGCCGCAGATGCCGTCCACGTAGTACGTCTTGACTTTGTCGCCTCCGGGGATGCCGGGGAACTCGGGTGCCGCTGCGGTTGCGGGCTGCAGGTCGTAGCCCAGCTCGTCGGTCAGCCATTCCATATTGCCGCATACGCCCTCGGCCCATGCGCGCATCCATTCTTCGGGAACCTTGTATCCTGCGTTGAGCTCCGTTTGGTAGGTAATGGCGCTTTCCACGTCTTCAGGGATCATCAGCATGTCGCCGGATACGCGCGTGGTGCCGCCCGACAGCTCCTCGGGCGCCACTTCCAGGCAGAGGACGTGCTCGACGCCCGCGTTCTTCGCCGCGATGGCGGCAGACAGCCCGGCGGCGCCCAACCCTACGACCACCACGTCGGCTTCGACATCCCACGACTCGGGCAGGTTGCCGTTCGGCCCCGCGCTGCCGCCCCCGCTGCACCCGGCGAGTCCCGCCGCTGCGACGCTTACCGCTGCAAGGGTGCCTCCCATCAAGAAGCTGCGACGCGATATCCCCTGGTTTCGCTTGCTTTCCCTCGTGCTCATACCTTCCTCCTTTTGTTCGGTTTGATCGAGGCAGCTGCCGCCGACCCGATCCCGATGTCCCCACCGTACCAAGCGCCCCCGCGGGAACGGAAGCGACGATGGGGCATGGGTTGAGGCAATGGCGGAATAATGCCAGATGGAACTGGGTTTTCACGCTTCTTTCCGAACGGTCATAAGCCGAAGCCGAATCGGAATAACCCCAACGGCGCGCTTGGCGACACGAAGCGCATGCGGTCGTGTATCATGGAGCGAGGGGAATCGCCGCGTGCGATGAGAGGGCGGTCCGGGTTCGGGCCGGACGTGCCTTCAAGGGGAGGTACCATGGATATCTCGTATTGTCGCGAACTCATCACGCTTGCCGACGAGCTGAATTTCAGCAAGGCTGCCGAGCGGCTGTACATCACGCAATCGACACTGAGCAAGCACGTTGCCGCGGTTGAGCGCGAGATCGGCTTCCGCGTGTTCGACCGTACGACGTCGCGGGTGGAACTGACTGCGGGCGGCGAACTGTGGATCGACGGCTTGCGCGACGTGGTCGAGAAGTACGATACCGCCGTGCGCGAGGGACGCAGCCGCCAGCATGATTCCGAGGCGACCGTCCGGGTTGTCGGCCCGCTCATCAACGAGCACATGCTGTCGCTTGCCACGATGGCGCAAGCGCGTCTGTGCGCACGGGGCATGGACGTGCGGCTGGTTATGGCCGACACCGGCGTGCGGGATTGCCACGAGCGCCTGCTTGACCGGCGCGCCGATATCGCCCTGGCGTTCCGCTACGAAGACGATGTCGCCGGGTTATGCTACCGGCACTTGTTCGACGTGCCCTTCGGCATCGCGTGCCATAGCGCGCACCCGCTCGCTGAGAAATCGCCCCTGTTGTTCCGCGACATGGTGAACGAGCACCTGTTGACCTATCCCGAGGAAGAGCGCGAGGCCTATCACGAGTTCGTATTGCGCGTGTGTCGAAGGCACGGCATCGCGGCCCGTTTGGAGCATCTTGAGGCGGGGGCGATGTGCTTTCCCAGCTCGGAAGACGGCTTGGTGTTCGGCGTCCACTTCCCCGGCTACGCGCGCTACGGCGGCGACATCGTCGTCCGGCCGCTCGACGATCGGTCGGATGTGTTCGACGTGTGCGTGGTTCGTCGCGAGGACGAGGAGAACGAGAGCGTGTTGCAGCTCTTCGACGGCATTGTGCTCATGAGCGAAGAAAGCGAAGCCGACGGCCCGCTCGTGGTATGATGCACGGCGACACACGACGATAGAAAGATGGTCATGGATAGAGCGAAAATCGAAGAGGGCGTGCGGCTCATTCTCGAGGGCGTGGGGGAGGATCCCCAGCGTGAGGGGCTGCTGAAAACCCCCGAGCGCGTGGCGAAGATGTACGAGGAGGTGTTCGCCGGGCTCACCGAAGACCCCGCCGAGCATTTCGAAACCACGTTCGACGAGCATCACGAGGAAATGGTCCTCGTGCGCGACATCCCGTTCTACTCGATGTGCGAGCATCATCTGGTGCCGTTTTTCGGCGTGGCGCACGTGGCGTACATCCCGGCGGTCGACGGGCGCATCTGCGGCCTGTCGAAGCTCGCGCGCCTGGTGGACGCATTCGCGAAGCGCCCGCAGGTGCAGGAGCGCCTGACCTCGCAAATCGCCGACACTCTGATCGAGCAGCTGCATCCGCAGGGCGTGATCGTGGTGTTGGAGGCCGAGCACATGTGCATGAGCATGCGCGGCGTGAAGAAGCCGGGCGCGAAAACCATGACGAGCGCCGTCCGCGGCGCCTTCGAGAAAAGCCAGGCGACGCGCGCCGAAGCGCTGTCGCTCATCTTCGCACGCAGACATTAAACGGAAAGGAACCAACCAATGAAGTGTGTAGTCTCCGTTCTGGGCAAGGACCGCAGCGGCATCGTCGCCGAGGTTGCCACGGCGCTTGCCGCATGCGGCGCGAACATCGACGACATCAGCCAGACCATCCTGGACGACATCTTCTCGATGACCATGCTGACCACGCTCGACCCCGAGAAGGCCGACTTCAACGCGGTGCAGGAGAAGCTCGAGGCTGTGGGCGAGTCCCTCGGCGTCCAGATCATCATCCAACGCGAAGACGTCTTCCAGTTCATGTACAAGATCTAGCGCACGGAAACGCGGGAGGGCCGTGAGCCCCCCCCCCCCTTCCTCCGTGCCCCACACGTAAAAAAGCGCATCGGCCCGGTCCTGGGGGACCCGGTCGATGCGCTTCGGGAGGGGATGCGCCGTGGTGCGCGGCGCGCGGGTAAGCGGGGTTGCGGCTACGCGGCGGCGGGGCCGAACAGGGCGTTCGCCACGGCGAAGCCCTCGCCCTGCACGCCGATGCCGCAGCTGCCGATGATGGTCTCGCCGATGGCGCGCAGGCCGGGGATGGCCGCGCCGCTTTCGTCGAGCACCTGGTAGCTATCGTAGATGTCCACGTTCAGGCCGCCCACGGTGATGTGCATGGCCCAGGTGCGGGGGCTCGCGTAGAACGGCGGGTTCTCGATGGGGCTCTCCTCGGAGAACGTGGTGCGCCCGAAGTCGGGGTCCTCGCCCGCGCGGCATAGCTCGTTGTAGCGCTCGATGGTTGCCGCCAGCGCCGCGCCGCCGCAGCCGATCTGCTCGCCCAGCTCCTCGATGGTGTCGGCGCGGTACAGCTGCCCCTGGTCGATGAGGCTTTGCAGGCTGTGGCCGTAGCGGTTGACGTCGCCGTTCACGCGGCAGGTGTCGGCATCCGAGATCATGAACATCATCTGGTCGGTCTGCTCCATGATGTGCTGCGTCATCGTGTAGCGGTCCTTCACCTCGTCCATGAAGCGCTTGCCCTCCTTGTTGACGATGGCGCAGTCGATGTCGTCGCCCACGGTGGTCTCGTCGGTGGAGTTCTTGCAGTCGGCGAAGGGGAAGGGCATCTGGGTGTCCATGAGCGCCACGGTGCCGCCTGCGGCCAGGCCCATCGTGATGCCGTCGCCCGTGTGGCCGTATGCGTTCGTCGTAGGAATGTCGGTACCTTCCTTGAACGGCCACATGGTGTTGTACTCGCGCAGCATGTCGGGGTTGCCCGAGAAGCCGCCCGTCGCCAGGATGACGCCCTTCTCGCCGCGCACGCGATACGTGGTGCCGTCGGGGCCCGTGGCCACGGCGCCCACCACTTCGCCGTTCTCGATGATCAGCTCGTTCGCGGGCGTGTTCAGGTAGATCTCCACCGGGTAGTCGTTCTTCTCGATAGTGTCCTGGTAGAACATGAAGTAACCCTGGCCGCACACGCCTTCCTTCGGCGACGTCCAGCGCGGCCACGAGTAGCCCACGATGCCGCACAGGTCCTTGAACTGGAAGCCTTCGGACACCAGCCAGTCGTCGAGGTCGGCGATGTTCTCGGCCGTGCGCAGCATCTCGTCGTACTCGCCCTCGCCTTGCAGCTTGTACTGCAGCGCGTGCAGGTAGATGGAGTCGAACACCTTGTCGCTGCCCGAGGCTTTCCAGGCATCGTAATCGGCCTGGAGCAGCGCGAACTGCTCGGGCGTCATCACGGAGGGAGCCTGCGCCAGCTCGTCGGCCAGCTCGTTCGTGTAGCTGTCGGTCATCTTCTCGCGCAGCTCGTCGGGGGCGTTGACGTACTCCAGGTAGCCGCCGGACACCAGCGCGTTGCCGCCGATGGTGCAGCTCTTCTCCAGCACGACGACCTTTTTCGCGCCCAGACGGGCGGCGGTCAGCGCGGCGACGGTTCCCGAAGCGCCCGAACCCACGATGACCACGTCGGCGTCAAGCTCCTCGACGGCGGTGGACGGCGCGGGCGGCACGTACGATCCCGCCAGCGCGTTCTTTTTGCCGCCGGCCTGCTTCACGCAGTCGGTGACGGCGTTCTTGATGGCCATGCTGGTCAGCGACGCGCCCGTGATGACGTCGACGTCGAGGGACTGGTGCTCCACGATGGCCGCGGGGATGCGCTCGATGGCGGCGTCGGAGATGAACTTCGTCTCCTCGTGCTTCGTGATGGCGACGGCGGTCAACGCGTCCTCGCTGAACGTGGCCTCCACGTGCACGGGGCCGAACTTGCCCTGGCCCGAAGCGGTGTACGTGCCGGCCTTGAAGCCCTTCGTCGAAGCGCTGGCGGTGGGTCCGCAGCCCGAAAGGCCGAAGACGGCAACCGATACGCCGGCTACGGTCAGGGTCTTCATAAAGCTGCGGCGCGTGAGTCCGAGTTCGTTCATGATGCTCCTCTTCCTGTCTCTCCTGATTCGATTCGGCCGACCCGCGTTCCGGCCGGCCGTCGTCGCCCTCCCTGGCGAATGACCAGAAGGTACGCCCGCCCGGCGGTCGCGGCAATGCTTTGCGAGGATGAAACCGCGTATGAACTTTGTAACCCGAACTGTAAACTGCGCAGATGGGAGCCTGTTTTTGGAGAAAGCGCCGCCCGGCTGCGCGACCGGGTGGCGCGTTTGGTACAATGCCAGCATGCAGACAGCCGAAGGCCATACAGGGGAGCGCGGAGGGGAGCGAGCGGGGGAGCAGGACGCCCCGGTCGACCTGCTGCACGACGCGCAGCGGCGCATCGCCGACCTGCGCTATCTGTCGCTGTGCTTCTTCGGCTTCGCGTTCGTGCGCGCGTGGGACGACATATCGTTCGCGCGGTTCGCCGCACTCTATCCCGACAGCCCGTGGTTCGGCCAAGACCTCATGAGCCTGGGGATGCTGCCCGTGTTCATCGTCTGCGTGGTGGCGGCGCGGAAGCTGGCGCCGCTGTACCGGCGCCGCGCGGTCGTGATCGTGGCGCCCGCGTGCATGGTGGCGTCGGTGCTGCTGTACGAGCTGGCGGCCGCGTCGCCGGGAGCTGCGGGCGCGTCGGCGTCGGCGGCCTTCCCGCTCATCGTGGCAAGCGCGCTCTTGGCCGGCGTGGGCGCGGCGCTATCCATCCTGCAATGGGCCGAGCTGCAAGCGTGCCTCAACTCGCTGCAAATCGTGCTGTACGTGTCGGGCGCGTTCTTCCTGGGGTCGGTCATCGGGTGGATGACCTTCGGTATGGGCGAGTCGCGCCTGGTGGTGGCTCTGCTCGCGTTGCCGCTGCTGTCGTTCGCGTGCCTGAAGGTGGGTTTCGCGAAGATTCCCCTCGTGGATTTGCCGAAGCGCACGTGGGGCAAGCTGCGCTTCCCGTGGAAGCTCGTCATCGTCCTGGGCGTGTACGAGTTCGTCCTGGGCGTGAAGCAGGGCGCGGCGACGTTCCAGAACGACCTGTTCATCTTCGGCGTGATGCTGGCCTCGGCCATCCTGTTCATCGTGTCGTACTTCTTCTCGCACAAGTTCGATTTCACGCGGGTGTACCGTACGCCGTTCGTGCTGATGGTGTGCGGGTTGCTGGCCACGCTGCTGTCGTTCTCGTCGAACAGCGCGGTGTCCGACGTGCTGGTGTCGGCGGGCTATGCGCTCATGTTCCTCATGCTGACGGTGCTGCTGTGCGACCTGTCGCATCGCTACGGCGTCTCGGCCGTGCTGCTGTGCGGCATCGAGGAGCTGGTGATGTTTGCCAGCGTGGGCGGCCACCTCGTGTCGGCTGGCATGGCGGAGGGGGTCATCCCGGTGATGCCCGACGACGCGGCCGTGTCGGTGCCGCTCGTGATCCTCGTGGTGGTGGCCAGCATGGTGCTGCTGTCCGAGCGCGAGTACTCGCGGTGGGGCGCGTCGTTCTTCGGCGTGGGGAAGCTGGCGCAGGACGGCGACGAGCAGGGCCGATTCGCCGCGCGCTGCACCGAGCTGGGCGAGCGGTACCGCCTGAGCCCCCGCGAGAAGGAAGTGTTCCAGCTGCTGGCGCTGGGCAAAAGCGCCGCCGACATCGAGCGCGAGCTCTACATCGCGAACGGCACCTTCAAGTCGCACACCCGTCGCATCTACCAGAAGCTCGGCATCCACAGCCGCACCGAGCTGGACGAGATGCTGCGCTGCGACTAGGGGTGGGCGAGAGCCGCGCGGCGCGAGATCGCGCGTGCGACACGAAGGATCTCCCCGCCGCTCCTCGATGCACGTGGCCTGCGATCGCCGCAGTAGGATGTTTCACGTGAAACATTTATCCGTCTGGTGCAGAATTGCGGTTGAGGAGATAGGGGCGCGTGCTGCGCCGATTCGTGACGCAAGGCAAACGTCCGCCGTGGCCCCAAATGGGCAGCTATGACAAAGTTTGTTACGGCTAACTCACGCCGCAGCACCGAGAGAATTTTCTGACCTGGCCTTATGCGAGCGATGTTTCCGATAGCGCGGCGTACGCAGTCGAAATCACCAGTCAAAATTGTCATAGGTGCTCATTTGGGGCCACGCTTGCGATGGCCGTCCGAAGTTCGATGCCCGCAGCGCCCCTTCTAGCGGCTCCGAACAACAAGTTATGACTTTAATGAGAATTAGTATCAATTAGTATTCCATTTCAGAAATCGAACCGGTATCGTAGCCCTCATCAAACAACCCGCCGCGCATGAGGCGGCAAGAGGGAAAGGGTCACACCATGGCCAACGAATTCGATACCACGAAGCTCACGAACGAAGTGGGCAACCCCGTCGCCGATAACAACCACACCCTGACCGCGGGCGAGCGCGGCCCCATGATGCTCCAGGACAACTGGATGATCGAGAAGCTGGCGCACTTCGACCGCGAGGTCATCCCCGAGCGACGCATGCACGCGAAGGGCTCGGGTGCGTACGGCACGTTCAAGGTGACCGGCGACATCAGCGCGTACACGAAGGCGAAGGTGCTCCAGCCCGGCGCGGAGACCGAGGCGTTCGTCCGCTTCTCCACCGTGGCCGGCGAGCGCGGCGCGGCCGACGCCGAGCGCGACATCCGCGGCTTCGCCATGAAGTTCTACACGCCCGACGGCAACTGGGACCTCGTGGGCAACAACACGCCCGTGTTCTTCCTGCGCGACCCCAAGAAGTTCATCGACCTCAACCACGTGGTGAAGCGCGACCCGCACACCAACATGCACTCCGCGCAGGCCAACTGGGACTTCTGGTCCAGCCTGCCCGAGGCGCTGCACCAGGTGACCATCGTCATGTCCGACCGCGGCATCCCCGCCAGCTACCGCCACATGCACGGCTTCGGCAGCCATACGTACAGCCTGATCAACGAGGACAACGAGCGCGTGTGGGTGAAGTTCCACCTGCGCACGCAGCAGGGCATCAAGAACCTCACCGACGAGGAAGCCGGCCAGATCATCGCGGGCGACCGCGAGAGCCACCAGCGCGACCTGTTCAACGCCATCGAGCGCGGCGAGTTCCCGAAGTGGACGTTCTCCATCCAGGTGATGGACGAGGCCACCGCGAAGAACTACAAGGAGAACCCGTTCGACATCACGAAGACGTGGAGCCACAAGGAGTTCCCGCTCATCGAGGTGGGCGAGCTGGAGCTGAACCGCAACCCGCAGAACTACTTCGCCGAGGTCGAGCAGGCCGCGTTCGCGCCGACGCACCTCGTGCCGGGCATCGGCCTGTCGCCCGACAAGCTGCTGCAGGGCCGCCTGTTCGCGTACGGCGACGCGCAGCGCTACCGCCTGGGCGTGAACCACAACCACATCCCGGTGAACAAGCCGCGCTGCCCCTACGCCGAGTTCCATCGCGACGGCATGATGCGCACGGACGGCAACTTCGGCGACGCCATCGGCTACGAGCCCAACAGCTACGGGCAGTGGCAGCAGCAGGCCGACGCGGCCGAGCCGCCGCTGGACCTGTTCGGCCCGATGGACGCATGGGATCCCGCCGACGACCCCACCGACGACACGTTCTACCAGCCGGGCGACCTCTACCGCCTGATGGAAGAGCCGCAGCGCGCGGTGCTCATCTCGAACACGGCCGCGAACATGGACGGCGTCACGGAGAACATCCGCCTGCGCCACGCAGCCCACTGCTACAAGGCCGATCCCGAGTACGGCGATCGCCTGGCCGAGGCGCTGGGCGTGGACGCGAACCGCGTGCACGAGCTGGCGCAGATGACCCACGAGGAGCGCATGGCCGCCACCGGCCAGCAGGTCCCCGCCCGCAAGAAGGGCGGCGAGGTGCGCGCCTAGCGCTCGAGCGCAACCCAACCAAGCTATTCCGCATACGGCCGCTTCTGCTCATCCCTCTTGCAGAAGCGGCCCGTTTCGTTTCGGGCGGTAACCGACGGGTGATCGGCTTCGTCACGGATTGCGCATCGTCGCCCGCGCAGCGTGCGTCGGGGCTACTATCTTCTTTTCGACAGCGAAAGGAGTCTCCGATGCGCGAAATATCTGGGTTGGCCAAGTTCGGCTACTTTTGCGTGGGCCTGTTCGGCGGGTTGCTGGGCGTGCTGGCCGCGTGGTTCATGGGCAAGGACGGTTGGGGCTGGAGCGAGGGCGGCAAGCTGTTCGCCTGGTTCGGCTGCCTGTTCTGGCTTATCGTGTGGGTCATCATGACGGTCACGGGCGGCATCGCGGCGTTCTTGGGCATGCTTTTTTAGCGGCTTTCCCGATAATTCGGCCTGTTCGATCGTGGTACCCTTTGACGGATCAAACGGGCCGGATGGAGGGAGCACCATGGAGCGACAGGAGCGACAGGCGAACCGAGGCGACGGCCTCACGTGGAAGGCGGCCGCGCTGGTCGCGGCGCTCGTGGCGCTGCTGGCGGCAAGCGCGGTGCTCAGCGCATGCGGGACGCAGCAGCCGACCAGCGAGTTCGCGGTGGCGCAGCCGGTCATGCCGCAGAAAGCGTCCGAGGATAATCCCGATGCATGGCTCGATGCGCTCGAGCAGAACCCTCTCGACCAGTCGTTCGTGGAGTCGCTGTCGACGTTCGCGTACCGCAGCTCGGCCGCCGCTTTGAGCGACGACGCCAGCGTCGCGAACGGCGCCGGCGAGATCGATCCGGCGAACCGCATGTACTCCCCGCTCAGCCTGTACTACGCCCTGGCGCTCGCCAACGAAGGCGCCGCGGGCCAGACGCGCGACGAGATCGACGCGCTGCTGGGCGCGCCCGCTGGCGCGAACGTGCCCGAGCAGTGCGGCAACCTGTTCCGCGTGCTGGCGACCGACCCCTTCTCCACGGTCGACCTGGCGAACTCCATCTGGATGGCGAAGGGCAATCCCTTCGAGCAATCGTTCATCGACACCGCCACCGGCCAGTTTTACGCCACGCCGTTCTCGGTGGAATTCGGCACCGAGGCCACCGACCAGGCCATGGCCGCGTGGATTTCCGAGAACACGGGCGGCACCATCGAGCCCCAGGTGAAAACCGAGAGCGATCTGCTGCTGTCCATCATCAACACCGTGTACTTTAAGGGCAGCTGGACGGACACGTTCGATGCGGAGAACACCGCGCCCGCCACGTTCCACGCCGCCGAGGGCGACGTCGAAACCGACTTCATGACGCAGCGCATCGACTCGCTGCAAGGGTATCGCCGAACCGACGACTTCCTGCGCGCCAGCCTCGCGTTCACGGGCGGCGCCATGATGACGTTCGTCCTGCCGAACGAGGGCGTGTCGGTGGACGACCTGCTGTCCGACGAGCAGCGCCTGGCCGCGGCCTTCGCCGTGGACGCCAACGAGGACGAGTACGGCTTCATCACCTACGTGGTGCCGAAAGCCGCGTTCGACACCGAGTTCGACCTGATCCCGGCGCTCGAGCGGCTGGGCGTACAGGCGGCGTTCGACGACCGGGCCGATTTCTCGAACCTCACATCCACGCTGGCGTACATCTCCATGGTCAAGCAGGAAAGCCACATCACCTGGGACGAAGAGGGCGCCGAAGCCAGCGCCTACACGAACATCGGCATCAGCGAGATGTCCGCGATGATCCCCGAGGGCGAGGAGGTGGAGCTGCGGCTCGACCGTCCGTTCCTGTTCCAGATCACGTCGTCGCAGGGCATCCCTCTGTTCGTCGGCGTTTGCGGCAACCCGGCCGTGGAGACGTAACTACCAACGTACGGGCGCGCGATGCGAGTTGGAGGAGCCTCGCATCGCGCGCCGTGGGCGGTCGAGCGTCACTCGAGCGCTACATCCCTGCTTTCTCTAGCGCCGCTTTGACAGCTTCGGCAAACGCTTTGCTGGTGACCGAAGCTCCTGAGATAGCGTCGATGTCGGGGGACTGCTTTTCGACGACCATCTGCGGAAGCTTCTTGAGCGCTTCGCCGCCGATTTCAGGAGTCTCGCTTTCCTTAAGCACTTCT is a genomic window containing:
- a CDS encoding FAD-dependent oxidoreductase, with the protein product MSTRESKRNQGISRRSFLMGGTLAAVSVAAAGLAGCSGGGSAGPNGNLPESWDVEADVVVVGLGAAGLSAAIAAKNAGVEHVLCLEVAPEELSGGTTRVSGDMLMIPEDVESAITYQTELNAGYKVPEEWMRAWAEGVCGNMEWLTDELGYDLQPATAAAPEFPGIPGGDKVKTYYVDGICGMSSLWIPLRDTAEELGIEVMYEMRATELIYHYETKEVYGLVAGDKYVKAKKGVVLACGGFAANPEMMSNYGVSLGCANSLVCGSPYNVGDGVKMAQQIGADLWHMNSYAAASTCVRAVSPDSTICNIPYPMGYDYIYVDGEGKRFMYEETRGLARHGKIKERGVWPLMVVPDKSHLILGAGAGSKDILGAITYMAWSVIMETGKTTNQELIDAGIMVKADTIEDLAKKIDQPVEVLKNTIETYNQHCAEGKDPDFGRGEAVHDDYFFNASDASTAYGEGETSSDDTVIIKPFDLVPLEPPFYAIEIGLGMLNTQGGAKRNGACEVLDLKGDPIPRLYSAGEFGTIYGYMYNGGGNISEAVASGRVAGQGCAALDAWDAK
- a CDS encoding LysR family transcriptional regulator; the encoded protein is MDISYCRELITLADELNFSKAAERLYITQSTLSKHVAAVEREIGFRVFDRTTSRVELTAGGELWIDGLRDVVEKYDTAVREGRSRQHDSEATVRVVGPLINEHMLSLATMAQARLCARGMDVRLVMADTGVRDCHERLLDRRADIALAFRYEDDVAGLCYRHLFDVPFGIACHSAHPLAEKSPLLFRDMVNEHLLTYPEEEREAYHEFVLRVCRRHGIAARLEHLEAGAMCFPSSEDGLVFGVHFPGYARYGGDIVVRPLDDRSDVFDVCVVRREDEENESVLQLFDGIVLMSEESEADGPLVV
- the folE gene encoding GTP cyclohydrolase I FolE; the protein is MDRAKIEEGVRLILEGVGEDPQREGLLKTPERVAKMYEEVFAGLTEDPAEHFETTFDEHHEEMVLVRDIPFYSMCEHHLVPFFGVAHVAYIPAVDGRICGLSKLARLVDAFAKRPQVQERLTSQIADTLIEQLHPQGVIVVLEAEHMCMSMRGVKKPGAKTMTSAVRGAFEKSQATRAEALSLIFARRH
- a CDS encoding ACT domain-containing protein, coding for MKCVVSVLGKDRSGIVAEVATALAACGANIDDISQTILDDIFSMTMLTTLDPEKADFNAVQEKLEAVGESLGVQIIIQREDVFQFMYKI
- a CDS encoding FAD-dependent oxidoreductase, producing MNELGLTRRSFMKTLTVAGVSVAVFGLSGCGPTASASTKGFKAGTYTASGQGKFGPVHVEATFSEDALTAVAITKHEETKFISDAAIERIPAAIVEHQSLDVDVITGASLTSMAIKNAVTDCVKQAGGKKNALAGSYVPPAPSTAVEELDADVVIVGSGASGTVAALTAARLGAKKVVVLEKSCTIGGNALVSGGYLEYVNAPDELREKMTDSYTNELADELAQAPSVMTPEQFALLQADYDAWKASGSDKVFDSIYLHALQYKLQGEGEYDEMLRTAENIADLDDWLVSEGFQFKDLCGIVGYSWPRWTSPKEGVCGQGYFMFYQDTIEKNDYPVEIYLNTPANELIIENGEVVGAVATGPDGTTYRVRGEKGVILATGGFSGNPDMLREYNTMWPFKEGTDIPTTNAYGHTGDGITMGLAAGGTVALMDTQMPFPFADCKNSTDETTVGDDIDCAIVNKEGKRFMDEVKDRYTMTQHIMEQTDQMMFMISDADTCRVNGDVNRYGHSLQSLIDQGQLYRADTIEELGEQIGCGGAALAATIERYNELCRAGEDPDFGRTTFSEESPIENPPFYASPRTWAMHITVGGLNVDIYDSYQVLDESGAAIPGLRAIGETIIGSCGIGVQGEGFAVANALFGPAAA
- a CDS encoding helix-turn-helix domain-containing protein; the encoded protein is MQTAEGHTGERGGERAGEQDAPVDLLHDAQRRIADLRYLSLCFFGFAFVRAWDDISFARFAALYPDSPWFGQDLMSLGMLPVFIVCVVAARKLAPLYRRRAVVIVAPACMVASVLLYELAAASPGAAGASASAAFPLIVASALLAGVGAALSILQWAELQACLNSLQIVLYVSGAFFLGSVIGWMTFGMGESRLVVALLALPLLSFACLKVGFAKIPLVDLPKRTWGKLRFPWKLVIVLGVYEFVLGVKQGAATFQNDLFIFGVMLASAILFIVSYFFSHKFDFTRVYRTPFVLMVCGLLATLLSFSSNSAVSDVLVSAGYALMFLMLTVLLCDLSHRYGVSAVLLCGIEELVMFASVGGHLVSAGMAEGVIPVMPDDAAVSVPLVILVVVASMVLLSEREYSRWGASFFGVGKLAQDGDEQGRFAARCTELGERYRLSPREKEVFQLLALGKSAADIERELYIANGTFKSHTRRIYQKLGIHSRTELDEMLRCD
- a CDS encoding catalase, whose amino-acid sequence is MANEFDTTKLTNEVGNPVADNNHTLTAGERGPMMLQDNWMIEKLAHFDREVIPERRMHAKGSGAYGTFKVTGDISAYTKAKVLQPGAETEAFVRFSTVAGERGAADAERDIRGFAMKFYTPDGNWDLVGNNTPVFFLRDPKKFIDLNHVVKRDPHTNMHSAQANWDFWSSLPEALHQVTIVMSDRGIPASYRHMHGFGSHTYSLINEDNERVWVKFHLRTQQGIKNLTDEEAGQIIAGDRESHQRDLFNAIERGEFPKWTFSIQVMDEATAKNYKENPFDITKTWSHKEFPLIEVGELELNRNPQNYFAEVEQAAFAPTHLVPGIGLSPDKLLQGRLFAYGDAQRYRLGVNHNHIPVNKPRCPYAEFHRDGMMRTDGNFGDAIGYEPNSYGQWQQQADAAEPPLDLFGPMDAWDPADDPTDDTFYQPGDLYRLMEEPQRAVLISNTAANMDGVTENIRLRHAAHCYKADPEYGDRLAEALGVDANRVHELAQMTHEERMAATGQQVPARKKGGEVRA
- a CDS encoding serpin family protein, which codes for MERQERQANRGDGLTWKAAALVAALVALLAASAVLSACGTQQPTSEFAVAQPVMPQKASEDNPDAWLDALEQNPLDQSFVESLSTFAYRSSAAALSDDASVANGAGEIDPANRMYSPLSLYYALALANEGAAGQTRDEIDALLGAPAGANVPEQCGNLFRVLATDPFSTVDLANSIWMAKGNPFEQSFIDTATGQFYATPFSVEFGTEATDQAMAAWISENTGGTIEPQVKTESDLLLSIINTVYFKGSWTDTFDAENTAPATFHAAEGDVETDFMTQRIDSLQGYRRTDDFLRASLAFTGGAMMTFVLPNEGVSVDDLLSDEQRLAAAFAVDANEDEYGFITYVVPKAAFDTEFDLIPALERLGVQAAFDDRADFSNLTSTLAYISMVKQESHITWDEEGAEASAYTNIGISEMSAMIPEGEEVELRLDRPFLFQITSSQGIPLFVGVCGNPAVET